One segment of Sulfobacillus thermosulfidooxidans DSM 9293 DNA contains the following:
- a CDS encoding nucleoside recognition domain-containing protein, whose translation MVNIVWLVLIVGGLVVSAIHHSMMSVTQAIVTGSEKAVEVAFGFIGIMALWLGMAKIAEESGLMRAFSRLLAPFVSRLFPGIPEDHPAMGNMLMNMAANILGMGGAATPFGLKAMEELQKLNPIKDTASANMITFLAINTASINLIPATVIALRVAAGSKNPTEIVGPTIVATTVASVVAITAERLFRHFHRNDKL comes from the coding sequence ATGGTTAATATTGTCTGGCTGGTGTTAATTGTTGGTGGCTTGGTAGTGAGTGCCATACATCACTCCATGATGTCGGTGACGCAGGCGATTGTGACAGGGAGTGAAAAGGCTGTCGAAGTGGCTTTCGGGTTCATCGGTATTATGGCGCTATGGCTAGGCATGGCTAAAATTGCGGAAGAATCGGGGTTGATGCGAGCGTTTTCTCGTCTGCTCGCGCCATTTGTTTCGCGGTTATTTCCTGGGATTCCCGAAGATCATCCAGCTATGGGAAATATGTTAATGAATATGGCCGCCAATATCCTGGGGATGGGAGGGGCGGCAACGCCCTTCGGACTAAAAGCGATGGAGGAGTTGCAAAAACTTAATCCCATCAAAGATACAGCGTCGGCCAATATGATTACCTTTCTAGCGATCAATACGGCCTCGATTAATCTTATCCCAGCTACCGTCATTGCTTTACGGGTAGCGGCCGGCTCGAAAAACCCTACCGAAATTGTTGGACCGACCATTGTCGCGACAACCGTGGCTTCCGTCGTCGCCATTACCGCAGAGCGCCTCTTCCGCCATTTTCACCGCAACGATAAACTATAA